One Plasmodium vivax chromosome 13, whole genome shotgun sequence genomic region harbors:
- a CDS encoding hypothetical protein, conserved (encoded by transcript PVX_085040A), whose protein sequence is MDTFIDEEINGSEENEAVLLEIDDLLDFKDPPPQRGNGREKRKEKEKGKEKRERGGTNYTQGGAQSGKHNGKHNGKHNGKHDGKHDDRTNGQPNQAERYPPWGGRTVKVTHRDRQDFTDDANEWLIKKGDLGGDHHGDDLEDHLTHHEGEADALAAKRGGQNTHSGKAKSKYHPPCSYPLIANMYGRAKCLCLDVVNGVADKFTGNIKRGDGLFYKSHSSFDFLHILANRLYYSRGTMYLYFFVIILNLFILVYTACTRMVSLFVVLLEIFVILMLVLEVCLRLATQGRSYFHNFDGLFDVTVTTMCFLLLISSGDLKVFYQAEIVKTKNKEVEEIISQSLTVLRFSFQLFRTLTLFMHYERVKAPSENIDFSVLNLPHEEEEEEEEDFVI, encoded by the exons ATGGACACCTTCATAGACGAAGAGATAAATGGCAGTGAGGAAAACGAGGCGGTGCTGCTAGAGATTGACGATTTGCTGGATTTTAAGGACCCGCCCCCGCAAAGGGGGAatgggagggagaagcggaaggaaaaggagaaggggaaggagaagcgggaaagggggggaacaaactACACACAAGGTGGCGCACAAAGTGGCAAGCATAATGGAAAGCATAATGGAAAGCATAATGGAAAGCATGATGGCAAGCATGATGACAGAACGAATGGCCAGCCGAACCAAGCGGAGAGGTACCCCCCGTGGGGAGGCAGGACAGTCAAAGTCACGCATCGCGACAGACAGGACTTCACCGATGATGCGAATGAATGGTTAATAAAGAAGGGAGACCTGGGGGGGGACCACCATGGAGATGACCTAGAAGACCATTTGACACACCATGAGGGGGAGGCTGATGCGTTGGCTGCAAAGCGCGGGGGACAGAACACCCACTCTGGAAAAGCCAAGAGCAAATATCACCCACCCTGCAGCTACCCTCTCATCGCCAACATGTATGGGAGAGCAAAATGTCTCTGCCTAGATGTGGTAAATGGAGTGGCAGACAAGTTCACTGGGAATATAAAGCGAGGTGATGGCCTCTTTTACAAGAGTCACTCGTCATTCGATTTTTTACACATCCTTGCCAATCGTCTGTACTACTCCAGGGGTACCAtgtatttgtatttcttCGTGATTATCCTTAACCTTTTTATTCTTGTCTACACCGCATGCACACGGATGGTCAGTCTGTTTGTAGTCCTCTTGGAGATATTCGTCATACTGATGCTGGTGCTGGAGGTTTGTCTGCGCTTGGCCACCCAG GGCCGCAGCTACTTCCACAACTTCGACGGGCTGTTCGACGTGACCGTGACGACCATGTGCTTCCTGCTCCTCATCAGCAGCGGGGACCTGAAGGTGTTTTACCAGGCGGAGATCGTCAAGACGAAGAACAAAGAGGTGGAGGAAATCATTTCGCAGAGCCTCACCGTTCTGCGCTTCTCCTTTCAGCTCTTCCGGACGCTCACGCTGTTTATGCATTACGAGCGGGTGAAG GCGCCCAGCGAGAACATCGACTTTTCGGTGCTGAACCTGCCccacgaggaggaagaggaagaggaagaagatttTGTCATCTGA
- a CDS encoding aspartyl protease, putative (encoded by transcript PVX_085030A), giving the protein MMAIPSKRKYLQYKIGKLNSELLQNLPTKKLKKKKKKGSYSFFEGEDEDEGEEEQENEQDEQQQKEEEGDPPSDATMDNHISHHNKGTHYGGEDHHPDEFPNCVNSDCHMSNDASAEPDYLGQFMNGSGEKARAQTQRSNWSNWNSWSGAFKKKEVSSTDQVTLPLQQLQDSQYVGYIQIGNPPQTIRPIFDTGSTNIWVVSTKCKDDTCLKVHRYNYKLSRSFRYYKPHTNLDIMFGTGIIQGVIGVETFRIGPFKVFNQPFGLVKREKRSEAKSNVFERINFEGIVGLAFPAMLSTGKTTIYENLMNTYKFSHNEFSIYIGKDNKHSALIFGGVERRFFEGDIYMFPVVREYYWEIQFDGLYIDHQKFCCDSSSIVYDMRKKKKKWKVQRNSFARKYLKKKTDLRDMSRVWHHRREGAEEDSEEEDPSGENLSGESLSGEDKHGERSTGGEVNPYGAHPERRGKGAHRRRRRRHRWRRHRSRVNRRGKDEKLKKNQNYLIFDSGTSFNSVPKSEIGYFFKVVPPKKCDDSNIDEVVASYPNLTYVINNMPFTLTPAQYLVRKSDMCKPAFMEIEVSPEYGHAYILGNATFMRYYYTVYRRGDGRKGSYVGIAKAVHAEDNEEYLTALQRKMNPVG; this is encoded by the exons ATGATGGCCATCCCCAGCAAGCGCAAATATCTTCAATacaaaattggcaaactAAATTCAGAGCTTCTGCAAAATTTACCtaccaaaaaattgaagaaaaaaaagaaaaaaggatcTTACAGTTTTTTTGAGGGGGAAGACGAagacgagggggaggaggaacagGAGAACGAGCAGGAtgagcagcagcagaaggaggaggagggagaTCCCCCTTCCGACGCAACGATGGACAACCATATTTCCCATCATAACAAAGGGACCCAttacgggggggaagaccaTCACCCCGATGAGTTTCCAAATTGCGTCAATTCTGACTGTCACATGAGTAACGATGCTTCTGCAGAGCCTGATTACCTTGGGCAGTTTATGAATGGCTCGGGGGAGAAGGCCCGGGCACAGACACAGCGGAGCAATTGGAGCAACTGGAACAGTTGGAGCGGCGCGtttaagaagaaggaggtTTCCTCTACCGACCAAGTGACCCTGCCCCTGCAGCAGTTGCAAGAT AGCCAATACGTCGGGTACATCCAAATAGGCAACCCGCCGCAAACGATCAGACCCATTTTTGACACCGGGAGCAC GAACATCTGGGTCGTGAGCACCAAGTGCAAGGATGACACCTGTCTGAAGGTGCACCGGTACAACTACAAGTTGTCTAGGAGCTTCCGCTACTACAAGCCGCACACGAATCTGGACATCATG TTCGGCACGGGAATAATCCAAGGCGTGATCGGCGTGGAAACCTTCCGCATAGGGCCCTTCAAGGTGTTCAACCAACCCTTCGGACTCGTAAAGCGCGAGAAAAGGAGCGAAGCAAAATCAAACGTCTTCGAAAGAATCAACTTCGAAGGCATAGTCGGGTTGGCATTCCCAGCAATGCTATCCACAGGAAAAACAACCATCTATGAAAACCTAATGAACACTTATAAGTTCAGCCATAACGAGTTCTCTATATACATAGGAAAGGACAACAAGCACTCAGCTTTAATCTTCGGAGGAGTGGAGAGACGCTTTTTCGAGGGAGACATTTACATGTTCCCAGTGGTGAGGGAATACTACTGGGAAATACAATTTGATGGACTGTACATCGATCACCAGAAATTTTGTTGCGACTCTAGTTCTATTGTGTACGatatgaggaagaaaaagaaaaaatggaaagtgcAGAGAAATTCCTTTGCGAGGAAatacttgaaaaaaaaaacggacttGAGGGACATGTCCAGGGTGTGGCACCACCGTCGGGAAGGCGCAGAAGAAGACtcagaggaggaagacccaTCGGGGGAAAACCTCTCCGGGGAAAGCCTCTCTGGGGAGGACAAACATGGAGAGCGTTCCACCGGGGGCGAAGTGAACCCGTATGGCGCTCACCCGGAAAGGCGCGGTAAAGGGGCACACCGCCGACGGCGCAGGCGACACAGGTGGAGAAGACACCGCAGCAGAGTCAACCGGCGAGGCAAGGACgagaaattaaagaaaaaccaAAACTACCTCATCTTCGATTCTGGGACCTCCTTCAATAGTGTCCCCAAGTCGGAGATCGGGTACTTCTTCAAGGTCGTCCCGCCGAAG AAATGTGACGACAGCAACATAGACGAAGTAGTGGCGAGTTACCCCAACCTGACCTACGTCATT AACAACATGCCCTTTACGCTGACGCCGGCGCAGTACCTGGTCCGGAAGTCCGACATGTGCAAGCCGGCGTTCATGGAAATCGAGGTTTCGCCTGAATATGGCCACGCGTACATTTTGGGGAACGCGACCTTCATGCGATACTACTACACCGTTTACCGGCGCGGTGATGGGCGCAAGGGCTCCTAC GTGGGCATTGCCAAGGCAGTGCACGCGGAAGACAATGAGGAGTACCTGACTGCCCTGCAGAGAAAGATGAACCCGGTGGGGTAG
- a CDS encoding protein phosphatase 2A, regulatory subunit B', putative (encoded by transcript PVX_085035A) — translation MASDAGLSFKVVDEDSVQRFIRSAAYNELIDFITHLNSSVVAVEMHPLDHFYSREDATEVATPTGEVAAPTGEVAAPTGEVTPPSEQVENILLISRNVQNVLTLVKRMDKCIDLCPPIKQPTRFGNKGFQLFCDEYYKEIDESLPEILAQSGLKNLSEHTFQLGYYLKNSVGNRKRIDYGTGHELNFLLFLFCLNKLQFFGPPDHKHLVLVLYRQYLECVRRIQITYTVEPAGSRGAWGLDDFQFLVFLFGAAQLSYNTQIKTDDIEKKELLELWAPKYLYFDALKYISMLKHAPFHESSQMLYDISGVETWEKICSGLLKMYQAEIIQKRQILQHILFGKLIDF, via the exons ATGGCGAGCGACGCGGGGCTGAGCTTCAAAGTGGTGGACGAGGACAGCGTGCAGAGGTTCATCAGAAGTGCCGCCTACAACGAGCTGATCGACTTCATCACGCACCTAAACAGTTCCGTCGTGGCGGTGGAGATGCATCCCTTGGACCACTTCTACTCACGGGAGGACGCCACCGAAGTGGCCACGCCCACAGGTGAAGTAGCCGCGCCCACAGGCGAAGTAGCCGCGCCCACAGGCGAAGTAACCCCCCCCAGTGAGCAAGTCGAAAACATCCTGCTCATCTCGCGCAACGTGCAAAACGTTCTAACGCTCGTAAAGCGCATGGACAAGTGCATAGACCTCTGCCCCCCCATAAAGCAACCCACTCGGTTTGGCAACAAAGGCTTCCAACTTTTCTGCGATGAGTATTACAAAGAGATTGACGAAAGCTTGCCAGAGATTTTAGCCCAATCGGGTTTGAAGAACCTATCGGAGCATACCTTCCAGTTAGGTTACTACTTGAAGAACTCAGTTGGGAATAGGAAGCGAATTGACTACGGCACAGGGCACGAGTTGaattttttgctcttcctcttttgccTCAACAAGCTGCAGTTTTTTGGCCCCCCCGACCACAAGCACCTCGTCCTCGTTCTCTACCGCCA ATACCTCGAATGCGTCAGGAGAATCCAAATCACCTACACCGTGGAGCCCGCAGGGAGCAGAGGCGCCTGGGGGCTGGACGACTTCCAGTTTTTAGTTTTTCTCTTCGGCGCTGCGCAGTTGTCCTACAACACGCAGATAAAGACGGACGAT ATCGAAAAGAAGGAACTGCTGGAGTTGTGGGCACCCAAGTACCTCTACTTTGACGCGTTGAAATACATTTCGATG CTGAAGCACGCCCCCTTTCACGAATCCTCCCAAATGTTGTACGACATTTCCGGTGTGGAGACATG GGAGAAAATCTGCTCGGGGCTGCTGAAGATGTACCAAGCGGAGATCATCCAGAAGCGCCAAATCCTGCAGCACATTCTGTTCGGCAAACTGATTGACTTTTGA
- a CDS encoding ATP dependent RNA helicase, putative (encoded by transcript PVX_085045A), giving the protein MLKYLEVKRSGGSETDQSEGSEAASAYSLEELKTKMEAAQKKHFGYKNLKGFQIEAVHAVFHKRDSLIVMATGMGKSLCYQIPSLMGEAKNKFTVVISPLISLMTDQVDSLNRKRISSVFLGSGQKMSNDQVLTEVKHGIYKIVYCSPEYALNNKQLFLMLRRRILLVAIDEVHCMSEWGHDFRPSYRRLHELREILMGIPFMGLTATCTGEVQRDILKNLNFNLKTCLIKTSSVNKRNLFYCVREKTNLFNDLRDVLDIPCSKSLERTKRFIDNSKICPYNSTLIYVNSKKECESIFSFLKEKGLLVRMYHADLTNADKKEAHEKFLKDEVQIIVATVAFGMGIDKPDIRRIIHYGFSRSLEAYVQQVGRAGRDNSNAEAILFFHINDESKIKNLLLRENIANNLIETNFQRVEHIITMFTEASDYAYSTICRRKKIYEYFDETPESCSDVDVFDEEANCGVCFYVKKYAMYLCASCDNCAYHLGEIRGSGPNVGNRSIGGTKLGGISIGGITAGKGSEAPLAGPTDLGVDLSEELKTLLSCISSLRGRTGVGVICKVLVKSKEACIVKKGYHNIKEYGEGAHRSTSWWSAFIKVARNDKFVKETLVYSKDVSYLSVGVTPKGEAFIKDSGQKYTVRLPFFLIDKEKKGKAGKGAKKATSFRSTNESFGHSYDEGATQRNRGSTFGEDFTHRERRNYVDGERRNYVEGEQNQLEGEPRPPLLSATHRSAPHQTEGVYPITQANVERNNPTPDDKYGYFNADKSQCHREHQYREEKLTEEKINESIMKILLRTRIIEARQQNIPPFQLISDQPLKDICHKRLTSVHLIRKHVDNISPVCPNSFLEKLISGIRGFCLLHDLDTNINLDTARQDVDPASQNVGWTSQSAGWASQNAGSAEPVGRGVSSLNKFSSLISSFQYDHRRGVGGGPSHGGAAYGGTTYGGTTYGGTTYGGAAYGGTTYGGTTYGGTTYGGTTYGGTTYGGTTYGGTTYGGAAYGGTTYGGTTYGGTTHSRHFNGGAKTDMAVGVGGSFTAHPGGGKTPLECETNRLRSDPPEKGSRKETTLSPFCPTAEAPSQLHQFSGNDKSRLLDFFEDDFKVVKGGSQLEVSQLEVSQLEANRLEASHLETNPNWPLTNCKKARQAPIDLSNYTFQDEVCRGSNSAQPMQTAHEAPKPSEAIISPNRIDAITRLSTPGEHANGGATRTGPSAWASPPDDPFTEPFRVGKTMGENHIGVLNDKKKKLDLIDSFSYDYKKKQDEDSLGGVPGGHGGASSFQDLKRRRF; this is encoded by the coding sequence ATGCTGAAGTACCTGGAGGTGAAGCGGTCGGGCGGGTCGGAGACGGACCAGTCGGAGGGGAGCGAGGCGGCGAGCGCCTACTCCCTGGAGGAGCTGAAGACGAAGATGGAGGCGGCGCAGAAGAAGCACTTCGGCTACAAAAACCTGAAGGGCTTCCAAATCGAAGCGGTGCACGCAGTGTTCCACAAGAGAGACAGCCTCATCGTGATGGCCACGGGGATGGGCAAGTCCCTCTGCTACCAGATACCCTCCCTCATGGGGGAAGCCAAGAACAAATTCACAGTGGTCATATCCCCCCTGATATCTCTGATGACAGACCAAGTGGACAGTCTCAACAGGAAGAGAATCTCCTCCGTTTTTTTGGGAAGCGGGCAGAAGATGAGCAACGACCAAGTGTTAACAGAAGTGAAGCATGGCATTTACAAAATAGTATATTGCAGCCCGGAGTACGCTCTAAATAATaagcaattatttttaatgttgcGGAGGAGGATCCTTCTGGTGGCCATTGACGAAGTGCACTGCATGTCTGAGTGGGGGCATGACTTTAGACCCTCATATAGGCGGTTACACGAATTAAGGGAAATCCTTATGGGCATCCCCTTCATGGGGTTAACCGCAACATGCACAGGAGAAGTCCAAAGGGATATcctaaaaaatttaaatttcaaTTTGAAGACTTGCCTCATAAAAACGAGTAGCGTTAATAAGAGGAACCTTTTCTACTGCGttagggaaaaaacaaatctgTTTAATGATCTCCGAGATGTGCTGGACATCCCATGCAGCAAATCTTTGGAGAGGACCAAGCGTTTTATTGataattcaaaaatatgCCCCTATAATTCTACCCTCATTTATGTTAACTCGAAGAAGGAGTGCGAGAGtatcttttccttcctcaaAGAGAAGGGACTACTCGTCCGGATGTACCACGCCGATTTGACTAATGCGGATAAGAAGGAGGCGCACGAAAAGTTCCTAAAGGACGAAGTGCAGATAATCGTCGCGACTGTTGCATTCGGAATGGGCATAGACAAACCAGACATTAGGAGAATCATCCATTATGGGTTTTCGCGCTCCTTGGAGGCCTACGTGCAGCAGGTGGGAAGGGCCGGTAGAGACAACAGCAATGCGGAGGccattcttttctttcacaTAAATGATGAGTCCAAAATAAAGAACCTCCTTCTAAGGGAAAATATCGCCAATAATCTAATCGAAACGAACTTCCAGCGAGTCGAGCATATCATTACTATGTTTACGGAGGCATCCGACTACGCCTACTCCACCATCTgtaggaggaaaaaaatctaTGAGTACTTTGATGAGACTCCGGAGAGTTGCTCGGATGTGGACGTCTTCGATGAGGAGGCCAACTGCGGCGTCTGCTTTTATGTGAAGAAGTATGCCATGTACCTCTGCGCGAGCTGCGACAATTGTGCGTACCACTTGGGGGAGATTCGGGGGAGCGGCCCCAATGTGGGCAACCGAAGCATCGGGGGAACAAAGCTTGGCGGCATTTCAATTGGTGGCATTACTGCCGGTAAGGGGAGTGAGGCCCCCCTCGCTGGGCCCACAGACCTGGGGGTGGACCTCTCCGAGGAACTGAAAACGCTGCTGAGCTGCATCTCCTCCCTCAGGGGGAGAACCGGAGTGGGAGTCATCTGCAAAGTGCTGGTAAAAAGCAAAGAAGCCTGCATAGTTAAGAAGGGCTACCACAACATTAAGGAGTATGGCGAGGGGGCACACAGAAGCACCAGCTGGTGGTCCGCTTTTATAAAAGTAGCCAGAAACGACAAATTTGTGAAGGAGACGTTAGTCTACAGCAAAGATGTGAGTTACCTCAGTGTAGGGGTAACGCCCAAGGGCGAGGCCTTCATTAAAGATTCGGGGCAAAAGTACACCGTTAGGTTGCCCTTCTTTTTGATAgacaaggagaagaagggaaAGGCAGGCAAAGGGGCGAAGAAGGCCACCTCGTTTAGAAGTACTAATGAGTCCTTTGGTCATTCGTATGATGAGGGGGCTACTCAACGCAATAGGGGCAGCACCTTCGGGGAGGACTTCACCCACAGGGAAAGGAGAAACTATGTAGACGGGGAGAGGAGAAACTATGTagagggggaacaaaacCAACTGGAGGGAGAACCCCGCCCCCCTCTCCTGAGCGCCACTCACCGTAGTGCCCCCCACCAAACGGAAGGAGTCTACCCCATAACGCAAGCCAACGTAGAAAGGAACAACCCCACCCCCGATGACAAATATGGGTACTTCAACGCAGATAAGAGTCAATGCCATAGGGAACACCAGTACAGGGAGGAAAAACtaacagaagaaaaaataaatgaatccATTATGAAGATTTTACTTAGAACCAGAATTATAGAAGCTAGGCAACAGAACATCCCTCCCTTTCAGTTGATATCTGACCAGCCTCTAAAGGATATATGCCACAAGCGACTGACATCTGTGCACCTGATTAGGAAGCACGTCGATAAcatttcccccgtttgcccCAACTCCTTTTTGGAGAAGCTCATTTCAGGCATCAGGGGCTTTTGCCTGCTACACGATTTAGATACGAATATAAATCTGGACACAGCTAGACAGGATGTGGATCcggctagccaaaatgtggGTTGGACTAGCCAAAGTGCGGGTTgggctagccaaaatgcGGGTTCGGCTGAACCCGTCGGAAGGGGGGTGTCCAGCCTGAACAAGTTTTCCAGCCTAATTTCGTCCTTCCAGTATGACCACAGGaggggggtggggggaggCCCCTCCCACGGGGGCGCTGCTTACGGGGGTACTACTTACGGGGGTACTACTTACGGGGGTACTACTTACGGGGGCGCTGCTTACGGGGGTACTACTTACGGGGGTACTACTTACGGGGGCACTACTTACGGGGGTACTACTTACGGGGGTACTACTTACGGGGGTACTACTTACGGGGGTACTACTTACGGGGGCGCTGCTTACGGGGGCACTACTTACGGGGGCACTACTTACGGGGGCACTACCCACAGTAGACACTTTAACGGTGGCGCCAAAACCGACATGGCAGTCGGCGTGGGAGGAAGTTTCACTGCCCACCCAGGCGGGGGGAAGACGCCCCTCGAGTGTGAAACAAACCGCCTGCGGAGTGATCCCCCCGAGAAGGGCAGCAGAAAGGAGACCACGCTGAGCCCCTTCTGCCCCACCGCGGAGGCGCCCAGCCAGCTGCACCAGTTCAGCGGCAACGACAAAAGCAGGCTACTGGATTTTTTCGAAGACGATTTTAAAGTTGTAAAGGGGGGTAGCCAGTTGGAGGTTAGCCAGTTGGAGGTTAGCCAGTTGGAGGCCAATCGGTTGGAGGCCAGCCATTTGGAGACCAACCCAAACTGGCCGCTCACGAATTGCAAAAAGGCGCGGCAGGCCCCCATCGACCTGTCCAACTACACCTTCCAGGATGAGGTGTGCAGAGGGAGCAACTCAGCGCAACCCATGCAGACCGCCCACGAGGCGCCCAAGCCAAGTGAAGCAATCATTTCTCCCAACCGAATTGACGCCATTACCCGTTTGAGCACCCCGGGGGAACATGCAAACGGAGGTGCTACACGGACAGGCCCAAGTGCGTGGGCATCACCCCCAGATGACCCCTTCACAGAACCCTTCCGCGTCGGTAAAACCATGGGGGAGAATCACATCGGTGTCttaaatgacaaaaaaaaaaaattagatttGATCGATTCGTTTTCATAtgactataaaaaaaaacaggacgAAGACAGcctggggggggttcccGGCGGGCACGGtggcgcttcttcctttcagGATTTGAAACGACGccgattttaa